A DNA window from Rhizobium sp. NXC14 contains the following coding sequences:
- the guaA gene encoding glutamine-hydrolyzing GMP synthase, with product MTQTAHPDSVLIVDFGSQVTQLIARRVREAGVYCEIVPFQSAEEGFKRLQPKAVILSGSPASTVDEGSPRAPQIIFDSGLPVFGICYGQQTMCMQLGGKVESGHHREFGRAFLDVDKDCQLFEGLWSSGSRHQVWMSHGDRVTALPDGFEVVATSSNAPFAFIADEKRKYYGVQFHPEVVHTPDGAKLIGNFIHNVAGIKGDWSMSAYRQKAVDEIRKQVGDKRVICALSGGVDSSVAALLIHEAVGDQLTCILVDHGLMRKDEAANVVAMFREHYNLHLLHVDASDRFIGELEGVSDPETKRKIIGRLFIETFEEEAKKLGGADFLGQGTLYPDVIESVSFTGGPSVTIKSHHNVGGLPERMNMQLVEPLRELFKDEVRALGRELGLPDSFIGRHPFPGPGLAIRCPGGITREKLEILREADAIYLDEIRKAGLYDAIWQAFAVLLPVQTVGVMGDGRTYEFVCALRAVTSVDGMTADFYHYDMEFLGRAATRIINEVRGINRVVYDVTSKPPGTIEWE from the coding sequence ATGACCCAGACAGCACATCCCGACTCCGTTCTCATCGTCGATTTCGGCAGCCAGGTGACCCAGCTCATCGCACGGCGCGTGCGCGAGGCCGGCGTCTATTGCGAGATCGTCCCCTTTCAATCCGCCGAAGAAGGCTTCAAGCGCCTGCAGCCGAAGGCCGTGATCCTCTCCGGCAGCCCGGCTTCCACCGTGGACGAGGGATCGCCGCGAGCGCCCCAGATCATCTTCGATAGCGGCCTGCCGGTCTTTGGCATCTGCTACGGTCAGCAGACGATGTGCATGCAGCTCGGCGGCAAGGTCGAAAGCGGCCATCACCGTGAATTCGGCCGCGCCTTTCTGGATGTCGACAAGGATTGCCAGCTGTTCGAAGGCCTCTGGTCCTCCGGCTCGCGCCATCAGGTCTGGATGAGCCATGGCGACCGCGTCACGGCGCTGCCGGATGGTTTCGAGGTGGTCGCCACCTCTTCCAACGCGCCCTTCGCCTTCATAGCCGACGAGAAGCGCAAATATTACGGCGTACAGTTCCACCCCGAGGTCGTGCATACGCCCGACGGCGCCAAGCTGATCGGCAACTTCATCCACAATGTCGCCGGCATCAAGGGCGACTGGTCGATGTCGGCCTATCGCCAAAAAGCGGTCGACGAGATCCGCAAGCAGGTCGGTGACAAGCGCGTCATCTGCGCGCTTTCAGGTGGCGTCGACAGCTCCGTCGCGGCACTCCTGATCCACGAGGCGGTCGGGGACCAGCTGACCTGCATCCTCGTCGACCACGGGCTGATGCGCAAGGACGAGGCGGCCAATGTCGTCGCCATGTTCCGCGAGCACTACAATCTGCATCTGCTGCACGTCGATGCCTCAGACCGTTTCATCGGCGAGCTCGAGGGCGTTAGCGACCCTGAGACCAAGCGCAAGATTATTGGCCGGCTCTTCATCGAAACCTTCGAGGAAGAGGCGAAGAAACTCGGCGGCGCCGATTTCCTCGGCCAGGGCACGCTCTATCCCGACGTTATCGAGAGCGTTTCCTTCACCGGCGGCCCGTCGGTGACGATCAAGTCGCACCACAATGTCGGCGGCCTGCCGGAGCGGATGAACATGCAGCTCGTCGAGCCGCTGCGCGAACTGTTCAAGGACGAGGTGCGCGCGCTCGGCCGCGAGCTCGGCCTGCCTGACAGCTTCATCGGCCGCCACCCCTTCCCCGGCCCTGGCCTTGCCATCCGCTGCCCCGGCGGCATCACACGCGAGAAGCTTGAGATCCTGCGCGAGGCCGATGCGATCTATCTCGACGAAATCCGCAAGGCCGGCCTCTACGACGCGATCTGGCAGGCCTTCGCCGTGCTGCTTCCCGTCCAGACTGTCGGTGTGATGGGCGACGGGCGCACGTATGAATTCGTCTGTGCGCTGCGAGCCGTCACCTCGGTCGACGGCATGACGGCGGATTTCTACCACTACGACATGGAATTCCTCGGCCGCGCCGCCACCCGTATCATCAACGAGGTGCGCGGCATCAACCGGGTGGTCTACGACGTCACGTCGAAGCCGCCCGGCACGATCGAGTGGGAGTGA
- a CDS encoding 5'-methylthioadenosine/S-adenosylhomocysteine nucleosidase (Enables the cleavage of the glycosidic bond in both 5'-methylthioadenosine and S-adenosylhomocysteine) has protein sequence MKFELKSVAGKSMLFVMAAEAEYGSFLRSRIEPLMTGVGPVEAAVALTKTLARLDAADDLPDLVVSLGSAGSAKLEQTEVYQVSSVSYRDMDASPLGFEKGRTPFLDLPAALELPLRIPGIPEASLSTGGNVISGTAYSDIEADMVDMETYAVLRACQGYKLPLIGLRGISDGAVELQHISGWTEYLHIVDRKLSYGVDSLFTALEDGVFWF, from the coding sequence ATGAAGTTCGAGCTGAAGTCGGTCGCAGGAAAATCCATGCTTTTCGTCATGGCGGCGGAGGCCGAATACGGCTCATTCCTGCGTTCGCGTATTGAACCCCTGATGACCGGCGTTGGCCCGGTCGAGGCAGCGGTCGCGCTGACCAAGACCCTGGCACGGCTGGATGCGGCCGACGACCTGCCGGATCTCGTGGTTTCGCTCGGCTCGGCCGGTTCGGCGAAACTGGAGCAGACCGAAGTCTATCAGGTGAGCTCGGTCTCCTATCGCGACATGGACGCCTCGCCGCTCGGTTTCGAAAAGGGTAGGACGCCGTTTCTCGACCTGCCCGCTGCGCTCGAACTGCCGCTGCGCATCCCCGGCATTCCCGAGGCAAGCCTTTCCACCGGCGGCAACGTCATCTCGGGTACCGCCTATAGCGACATCGAAGCCGACATGGTCGACATGGAAACCTATGCGGTGCTGCGCGCCTGCCAGGGCTACAAGCTGCCGCTGATCGGCCTGCGCGGCATTTCCGACGGTGCGGTCGAACTGCAGCATATCTCCGGCTGGACGGAATATCTGCATATCGTCGATCGCAAGCTTTCCTACGGCGTCGACAGTCTGTTCACGGCGCTGGAGGACGGGGTTTTCTGGTTTTAG
- a CDS encoding PaaI family thioesterase translates to MSETDRGDFRARIRRNFARQAAMQTIGAELTRVEHGVVEIELPFDVKLTQQHGILHAGIISAALDSACGFAAYSVIDPEASILTIEFKVNLMSPGRGERFLFRGEITKPGSTIIVADGRGYAISDGPAKLIASMTGTMMVIRGREGITG, encoded by the coding sequence ATGAGCGAGACTGACAGGGGCGATTTCCGCGCGCGAATCCGCCGCAATTTTGCGCGCCAGGCGGCGATGCAGACGATCGGCGCGGAGCTGACGCGCGTCGAGCACGGCGTCGTCGAGATCGAGCTTCCCTTCGACGTCAAACTGACACAGCAGCACGGCATCCTGCATGCGGGCATCATTTCGGCGGCGCTGGATTCGGCCTGCGGCTTTGCCGCCTACAGCGTCATCGACCCTGAAGCCTCGATCCTGACAATCGAGTTCAAGGTCAATCTCATGTCGCCGGGGCGTGGCGAGCGCTTCCTGTTTCGCGGCGAAATCACCAAACCCGGCTCCACCATTATCGTCGCAGACGGGCGAGGCTACGCGATCAGCGACGGGCCGGCGAAACTCATCGCCTCCATGACCGGAACGATGATGGTCATCCGCGGGAGAGAAGGAATTACAGGATGA
- a CDS encoding DUF2252 family protein, with product MTTISQSVRNFENWLSGELGDDLVKKDLREKHKKMRSNAFVFLRATYWRWCETILGICQELAGAPEVLAIGDTHLENFGTWRDVEGRLVWGVNDFDDAALMPYALDLVRLAASAILARGDNGPSVRRIGELILTGYRRGLENPLPVILERDYKWLRKALVLPNADRQEFWEKYETLRPGKKPAPPAYIEALTGALPSGTGRFVAKPHRAGTGSLGRPRFVACSEWQGGPVLREAKALVPSAWSLCHGLQHGTIDAGKIAGGRMRSADPHFQVSGRILVRRLSPNSRKIEIDKHPEILLAPTMLELMGFEIANCHSDDPAAAAAILEDLRVRGSEWLHQAARAAASAISAEQKAYARVG from the coding sequence ATGACGACGATATCGCAATCTGTCCGGAATTTCGAGAACTGGCTGAGCGGCGAACTCGGCGACGATCTCGTCAAGAAGGATCTCAGGGAGAAACATAAGAAGATGCGCAGCAATGCGTTCGTCTTCCTGCGCGCCACCTATTGGCGCTGGTGCGAAACCATCCTCGGCATCTGCCAGGAACTTGCAGGCGCACCTGAAGTGCTGGCGATCGGCGACACGCATCTGGAAAATTTCGGCACCTGGCGCGATGTCGAGGGCCGGCTCGTCTGGGGCGTCAATGATTTCGACGACGCGGCGCTCATGCCTTATGCGCTCGACCTCGTTCGTCTGGCGGCAAGCGCCATCTTGGCGCGTGGCGACAATGGTCCGTCCGTCCGCAGGATCGGCGAACTGATCCTCACCGGCTATCGCCGGGGCCTTGAAAATCCGCTGCCCGTCATCCTCGAACGCGACTACAAATGGCTTCGCAAGGCATTGGTGCTGCCGAATGCCGACCGCCAGGAATTTTGGGAGAAATACGAGACGCTGCGTCCCGGCAAGAAACCGGCGCCTCCCGCCTATATCGAGGCGCTTACCGGTGCATTGCCATCCGGCACAGGTCGCTTCGTGGCCAAGCCGCATCGCGCCGGCACCGGCAGTCTCGGTCGGCCGCGTTTTGTCGCCTGTAGCGAATGGCAAGGCGGGCCGGTTCTGCGCGAGGCGAAGGCGCTGGTGCCCTCGGCCTGGTCGCTTTGCCACGGGCTGCAGCATGGGACGATCGATGCAGGCAAGATTGCCGGAGGGCGGATGCGCTCGGCCGATCCCCACTTTCAAGTCTCCGGGCGTATCCTCGTGCGCCGGCTCTCGCCGAACAGCCGCAAGATCGAGATCGACAAGCACCCGGAAATCCTGCTTGCGCCGACAATGCTCGAGTTGATGGGCTTCGAGATCGCCAACTGCCATTCCGACGATCCGGCAGCGGCCGCGGCGATCCTCGAGGACCTACGGGTGCGCGGGAGCGAATGGCTGCATCAAGCGGCAAGGGCTGCGGCGTCGGCGATCAGTGCCGAGCAGAAGGCCTATGCGCGCGTCGGCTGA
- a CDS encoding DUF1513 domain-containing protein: MIRSTTIDRRSFVKAAGIGFLAALTPRSLMALERSDAVYASGIRAADGSFAIATVTERGEIVDQMALPARAHGMAFSAATGKTAAFARRPGTYAMIFDPRNKGQPIVISSREDRHFYGHGVFSPDGRILYASENDFDGNRGMIGIYDATDRFTRIGEFETYGIGPHDMTVSDDGRLLIVANGGIETHPDFGRTKLNLRAMQPSLVLIDAATGALIEKHVLPAEWSQLSTRHVDLDGEGRIWFACQYEGHRKDLPPLVGHFAKGEDLSFVELPEETTRRLANYIGAIAVNRSEGLVGITSPKGGASVTIDARTGKVLAETAIADAAGIAPAKEGFAVSSYDGGFLSTRSDVAWDQHIVRISQPTRA, encoded by the coding sequence ATGATACGAAGCACCACGATCGATCGACGCAGCTTCGTCAAGGCGGCAGGGATTGGCTTCCTTGCGGCCTTGACGCCAAGATCGCTGATGGCGTTGGAGCGGTCGGACGCCGTCTATGCCTCGGGCATTCGCGCCGCCGATGGCTCCTTTGCCATCGCGACGGTGACGGAGCGCGGCGAGATCGTCGATCAGATGGCGCTTCCCGCCCGAGCTCACGGCATGGCCTTCAGCGCCGCCACCGGCAAGACCGCCGCCTTTGCGCGCCGGCCCGGCACCTATGCGATGATCTTCGATCCTCGAAACAAGGGTCAGCCGATCGTCATCAGCTCCCGGGAAGACCGGCATTTCTACGGCCACGGCGTCTTCTCGCCCGATGGCCGCATTCTCTACGCCAGCGAGAACGATTTCGACGGCAATCGCGGCATGATCGGCATCTACGATGCGACCGACCGCTTCACCCGCATCGGCGAATTCGAGACCTATGGCATCGGCCCACACGACATGACCGTGTCCGATGACGGACGCCTTCTCATTGTCGCCAATGGCGGCATCGAGACCCATCCCGACTTCGGCCGCACCAAGCTCAATCTCCGGGCGATGCAGCCGTCGCTGGTCCTGATCGATGCGGCGACGGGCGCGTTGATCGAAAAACATGTGCTGCCGGCCGAATGGTCGCAGCTGTCGACCCGCCACGTCGACCTTGACGGCGAGGGCCGCATCTGGTTCGCCTGCCAGTACGAGGGCCACCGCAAGGATCTGCCGCCGCTCGTCGGCCATTTCGCCAAGGGCGAGGATCTTTCCTTCGTCGAGCTGCCGGAGGAGACGACGCGGAGGCTTGCCAATTACATCGGGGCGATCGCCGTCAATCGCAGCGAAGGCCTCGTCGGCATCACCTCCCCGAAAGGCGGCGCCTCGGTGACGATCGACGCGAGGACGGGCAAGGTGCTGGCCGAGACGGCAATTGCGGATGCCGCGGGCATCGCGCCGGCAAAAGAGGGCTTCGCCGTCTCCTCCTATGATGGCGGCTTCCTGTCGACCCGCAGCGACGTCGCCTGGGATCAGCACATCGTTCGGATCTCTCAGCCGACGCGCGCATAG
- a CDS encoding imelysin family protein, whose product MRLWHPLLCLTLIGLATSAAAETAAPPAGLNEDAVPAVMQRAVDEVIRPGYRNMQQSAARLTTAMKDLCDGGTQQTLDKAKSAFDDTIRYWSIIEIVQTGPVIQDNLFEHILFYPDRKGVGLKQVQALIAKADPKDATVDAIAGKSVALQGLTALEYVLYGNGSDDLLKQKGGFRCLYGAAVAGNIQREAGEVVAAWEKPDGVQASWKHPGPQSNDFMDNKEAVTALLGILVHGAENVRDQRLEQFYKGKDTVPRPRMAIYWRSKNTWKSMAANLEGLRTLWQKAGMAELLPTDKRSVAASIDADFKSLLDSVPKLNPDIDVAVSDAEKAKLEALLADSRQLITRISDEYGSAIGLSAGFSFSDGD is encoded by the coding sequence ATGCGCCTTTGGCACCCCCTGCTCTGCCTCACTCTGATCGGCCTCGCCACATCGGCGGCCGCTGAGACCGCCGCTCCTCCGGCAGGGCTGAATGAGGATGCCGTTCCCGCCGTCATGCAGCGCGCCGTCGATGAGGTGATCCGCCCCGGCTATCGCAATATGCAGCAATCGGCCGCCCGGCTGACGACCGCGATGAAGGATCTCTGTGACGGCGGCACGCAACAGACGCTCGACAAGGCGAAATCCGCCTTCGACGACACGATCCGCTACTGGTCGATCATCGAGATCGTCCAGACGGGGCCGGTCATCCAGGACAATCTCTTCGAGCACATCCTGTTCTATCCCGACCGCAAGGGTGTCGGCCTGAAGCAGGTGCAAGCGCTGATCGCCAAGGCGGATCCTAAGGACGCGACCGTCGATGCGATCGCCGGCAAGAGCGTCGCGCTGCAGGGCCTGACGGCGCTGGAATATGTGCTCTATGGCAACGGCTCCGACGATCTCCTCAAGCAGAAGGGCGGATTCCGCTGCCTTTACGGTGCTGCGGTCGCCGGCAATATCCAGCGTGAGGCAGGCGAAGTCGTCGCGGCCTGGGAAAAACCCGATGGCGTGCAGGCGAGCTGGAAACATCCGGGCCCGCAGAGCAATGATTTCATGGACAACAAGGAAGCCGTGACTGCGCTGCTCGGCATTCTCGTCCACGGCGCAGAGAATGTCCGCGACCAGCGGCTGGAGCAGTTCTACAAGGGCAAGGACACCGTGCCGCGCCCGCGCATGGCCATCTACTGGCGTTCAAAGAACACCTGGAAATCGATGGCCGCCAATCTGGAAGGCCTGCGCACGCTCTGGCAGAAGGCCGGCATGGCCGAGCTTCTGCCGACGGACAAGCGGTCGGTCGCCGCCTCGATCGACGCGGATTTCAAATCGCTGCTCGACAGCGTGCCGAAGCTCAATCCCGACATTGACGTCGCCGTGAGCGATGCCGAGAAGGCCAAACTCGAAGCGTTGCTCGCCGACAGCCGCCAGCTGATTACCAGAATCAGCGACGAATATGGCTCGGCCATCGGCCTTTCGGCCGGCTTTTCCTTTTCGGACGGAGACTGA
- a CDS encoding di-heme oxidoredictase family protein: MPSITSLIPVSSGLRQRVKPEEGNVGVERATRASTVEFAGRHARLSSKSHLSLRIATFAALAGAPLALAYGFDLPTRRTDLSEADLKRVADVTRPTENFSKAEQYEAMQAGATTSIDPVNEDSFSHISANIPLEEEQNFKLGNALFRKLWVSAPSSTQASDGLGPLFNARSCMSCHVNDGRGRPPEGATSATSMFLRLARAAITPEEEKAIANADVVNFPDPVYGHQLQDLAVPGLAAEGRMAITYDVETVTLGDGEKVSLRRPHYAATNLAYGPLDKATTISARVAPAMIGLGLIEAIPEADILAHADPDDADGDGISGKAAIVRDHRSGKIALGRFGWKAQNATVRDQSADAFANDIGISTPDQPDAHGDCTKPEEKCLEMPTGVQKRLGAEEAPGPVLDLVTFYSENLAVPARRKASFPETLRGKRIFYETGCISCHVPKFVTRRDAAEKAQSFQLIWPYSDFLLHDMGEGLADGQQVGLASGREWRTPPLWGIGLTRTISGHSFFLHDGRARNVTEAILWHGGEAEKARNAFSFLSKDDRAALITFLESL, encoded by the coding sequence ATGCCGTCTATTACCTCCCTCATTCCTGTGTCCTCAGGTCTCCGCCAGAGGGTTAAACCCGAGGAAGGGAATGTGGGAGTAGAGCGGGCAACGCGCGCCAGCACCGTTGAGTTTGCCGGGCGGCACGCTCGTCTCTCCTCAAAATCCCACCTGTCTCTCCGCATCGCCACCTTCGCCGCCCTTGCAGGAGCGCCCCTCGCTCTCGCCTACGGCTTCGACTTGCCGACCAGACGAACGGACCTTTCCGAGGCCGATCTCAAACGCGTTGCCGACGTCACGCGGCCAACCGAGAATTTTTCCAAGGCCGAACAATACGAAGCGATGCAGGCGGGTGCTACGACCTCGATCGACCCTGTCAATGAAGACAGCTTCTCGCATATTTCCGCCAACATCCCCCTCGAGGAAGAGCAGAATTTCAAGCTCGGCAATGCTCTCTTCCGCAAGCTCTGGGTGTCCGCTCCGTCCTCGACGCAGGCCTCCGACGGCCTCGGGCCGCTCTTCAACGCCCGCTCCTGCATGAGTTGCCATGTCAACGACGGCCGGGGCAGACCGCCGGAGGGGGCCACAAGCGCCACCTCGATGTTCCTGCGTCTGGCACGCGCGGCGATCACGCCGGAGGAAGAAAAGGCGATCGCCAATGCCGACGTGGTGAACTTTCCCGATCCGGTCTATGGCCATCAACTGCAGGACCTTGCCGTCCCCGGCCTTGCCGCAGAAGGCCGGATGGCGATCACTTATGATGTGGAGACGGTGACGCTCGGCGACGGTGAAAAAGTATCGCTTCGCCGGCCGCATTATGCGGCGACGAACCTCGCTTACGGGCCGCTCGACAAGGCGACGACCATTTCGGCGCGCGTGGCCCCGGCGATGATCGGCCTTGGGCTGATCGAAGCCATTCCGGAAGCGGACATTCTTGCCCATGCCGATCCTGATGATGCAGATGGCGACGGCATTTCGGGCAAGGCGGCGATCGTGCGCGACCATCGCAGCGGCAAGATCGCACTCGGTCGTTTCGGCTGGAAGGCGCAAAACGCCACCGTGCGCGATCAGAGCGCCGATGCCTTCGCCAACGATATCGGCATCTCGACGCCGGACCAGCCGGATGCACATGGCGATTGCACCAAGCCGGAAGAAAAATGCCTTGAGATGCCGACAGGGGTGCAGAAACGGCTGGGTGCAGAAGAAGCCCCAGGCCCCGTTCTCGACCTCGTGACCTTCTATTCCGAAAATCTCGCCGTGCCGGCGCGGCGCAAGGCGAGCTTTCCCGAGACACTGCGGGGCAAGCGGATTTTTTACGAAACCGGCTGCATTTCCTGCCATGTGCCGAAATTTGTCACCCGCCGGGATGCAGCCGAAAAGGCGCAATCCTTCCAGCTGATCTGGCCCTATTCCGACTTTCTCCTGCACGACATGGGCGAGGGTCTGGCCGATGGGCAACAGGTCGGGCTTGCAAGCGGACGTGAATGGCGCACGCCGCCGCTATGGGGTATAGGACTGACCCGGACTATCAGCGGACACAGCTTTTTCCTGCATGACGGCCGCGCGCGAAATGTCACCGAGGCGATTCTCTGGCATGGCGGCGAAGCTGAAAAGGCCCGCAACGCTTTCTCCTTCCTGTCGAAAGACGACCGGGCGGCCCTGATCACATTCCTGGAGTCACTTTGA
- a CDS encoding imelysin family protein yields the protein MKLNSKFRAAVLAIAPAALLALPAQAETEASAVVKHYAEVAHAKYEDSLTTAKALDAAIDAFLKAPTDETMKAARDAWVKARVPYQQTEVYRFGNPIVDDWEGKVNAWPLDEGLIDYVDAAYGTESDENSLYVANVIANKTIKIDGKDVDASKLTPDFLSGTLAEAGGIEANVATGYHAIEFLLWGQDLNGTGPGAGNRPATDYDLKNCTHGNCDRRAEYLKSASTLLVSDLQEMTDNWKPDGVATKNVEADPKAGLVAILTGMGSLSYGELAGERMKLGLLLHDPEEEHDCFSDNTYNSHLNDAIGIAAAYTGNYTRVDGTKLSGPSLHDLVAAKDKALDAELEGKLDKTLDAMNAMAKRGETVEKYDQMIAEGNKEGNAVVQAAIDGLIDQTKSIQRVIAALDLGTVQLEGSDSLDNPNAVFK from the coding sequence ATGAAGCTCAACAGCAAATTCCGCGCAGCCGTGCTGGCGATTGCTCCCGCCGCTCTGCTCGCCCTTCCCGCGCAGGCCGAGACCGAAGCTAGCGCCGTGGTGAAACATTATGCCGAAGTGGCGCATGCCAAATACGAGGACTCGCTGACGACGGCCAAGGCGCTCGACGCCGCCATCGACGCCTTCCTGAAGGCGCCGACCGATGAGACGATGAAGGCCGCCAGGGATGCCTGGGTCAAGGCGCGCGTGCCCTACCAGCAGACCGAAGTCTATCGTTTCGGCAATCCGATCGTCGACGACTGGGAAGGCAAGGTCAATGCGTGGCCTCTCGACGAGGGCCTGATCGATTATGTCGATGCCGCCTACGGGACAGAGAGCGACGAAAACTCGCTCTATGTGGCCAATGTCATCGCCAACAAGACGATCAAGATCGACGGCAAGGATGTCGACGCCTCGAAGCTGACGCCTGATTTCCTCTCCGGCACGCTCGCCGAAGCCGGCGGCATCGAAGCCAATGTGGCGACCGGCTATCACGCCATCGAATTCCTTCTCTGGGGCCAGGATCTGAACGGCACCGGTCCGGGCGCCGGCAACCGCCCGGCAACGGATTACGACCTCAAGAACTGCACGCACGGCAATTGCGACCGGCGCGCCGAATATCTGAAGTCCGCCTCGACCCTGCTCGTTTCCGACCTGCAGGAAATGACCGACAACTGGAAGCCGGACGGGGTGGCGACGAAGAACGTCGAAGCCGATCCGAAGGCCGGTCTCGTCGCCATCCTGACCGGCATGGGCTCGCTCTCCTACGGCGAACTTGCCGGCGAGCGCATGAAACTCGGCCTGCTGCTGCACGACCCGGAAGAAGAGCATGATTGCTTCTCGGACAATACCTACAATTCGCATCTCAACGACGCGATCGGCATCGCCGCCGCCTATACCGGCAACTATACCCGCGTCGACGGCACCAAGCTCAGTGGCCCGTCGCTGCACGACCTCGTCGCCGCCAAGGACAAGGCGCTCGATGCCGAGCTGGAAGGCAAGCTCGACAAGACGCTCGATGCGATGAACGCCATGGCCAAGCGTGGCGAGACGGTCGAGAAGTATGACCAGATGATCGCCGAGGGCAACAAGGAAGGCAATGCCGTCGTCCAGGCCGCCATCGACGGGCTGATCGACCAGACGAAGTCGATTCAGCGCGTTATTGCCGCACTCGATCTCGGCACGGTTCAGCTTGAAGGTTCCGACAGCTTGGATAATCCTAACGCCGTCTTCAAATAA
- a CDS encoding RsmB/NOP family class I SAM-dependent RNA methyltransferase — protein sequence MRLGGRLEGAISVLADIDARKRPVADALKDWGLAHRFAGSGDRAALGNIVYDALRMRLSHAWLMDDDSAAAIAHAVMFRQWGFTPESLAAELADDKFAPAPLSPEALAAFSSRSLEDAPPHIRGDIPEWVQSSFEQSFGTGWLAEAQALAARPTLDLRANILKASRDKAVKALERAGAHAAKIARYGIRIAAGEGASRLPNVTAELSFQKGWFEVQDEGSQIVADLVQARDGEQILDYCAGGGGKTLAMAAAMQNKGQVHAYDADRKRLAPIIERLKRAGTRNVQVHDDARGLSGLAGRCDKVLVDAPCTGTGTWRRRPDTKWRLTAKNLDERTAQQQDALAQASGFVKPGGELIYVTCSVLPQENEEQVRRFTARNAHFEIVSALPAWDALFGKDAPRPHSSDGLTVTLTPASTDTDGFFFCRMQRKG from the coding sequence ATGCGTCTGGGCGGCCGCCTCGAAGGGGCGATTTCTGTGCTCGCGGACATCGATGCCCGCAAGCGACCCGTCGCCGACGCACTCAAGGACTGGGGCCTTGCCCATCGCTTCGCCGGTTCCGGCGATCGTGCCGCGCTCGGCAACATCGTCTACGACGCCTTGCGCATGCGGCTTTCGCATGCCTGGCTGATGGATGACGACAGCGCTGCGGCCATTGCCCACGCCGTCATGTTCCGTCAATGGGGTTTCACGCCCGAAAGCCTTGCCGCCGAGCTGGCCGACGACAAATTCGCGCCGGCGCCACTTTCACCCGAAGCCCTTGCCGCCTTTAGCAGCCGCTCGCTCGAAGACGCGCCACCGCATATCCGCGGCGATATTCCCGAATGGGTTCAATCCTCCTTCGAACAGTCTTTCGGCACGGGCTGGCTCGCCGAAGCACAGGCGCTCGCGGCCCGCCCGACGCTCGATCTGCGCGCCAACATTTTAAAGGCTTCGCGCGACAAGGCGGTCAAGGCGCTCGAAAGAGCCGGCGCGCATGCGGCGAAGATCGCCCGTTACGGCATCCGGATTGCCGCAGGCGAAGGCGCCTCGCGTCTTCCCAACGTGACAGCCGAGCTTTCGTTCCAGAAAGGCTGGTTCGAAGTTCAGGACGAGGGTTCGCAGATCGTCGCCGATCTGGTGCAGGCGCGCGATGGCGAACAGATCCTCGATTATTGCGCCGGCGGCGGCGGCAAGACGCTCGCCATGGCCGCCGCCATGCAAAACAAGGGCCAGGTTCACGCCTATGACGCCGATCGCAAACGGCTGGCGCCGATCATCGAGCGGCTGAAGCGGGCGGGCACGCGCAATGTCCAGGTGCATGACGACGCCAGAGGGCTTTCGGGCCTTGCCGGGCGCTGCGACAAGGTGCTGGTCGACGCGCCCTGCACCGGCACCGGCACATGGCGCCGCCGCCCCGATACTAAATGGCGGCTGACGGCGAAGAACCTCGACGAACGCACCGCCCAGCAGCAGGACGCGCTGGCGCAGGCAAGCGGCTTCGTCAAACCGGGCGGTGAGCTGATCTACGTCACGTGCTCGGTGCTGCCTCAGGAAAATGAGGAGCAGGTGCGCCGCTTTACGGCCAGGAATGCTCATTTTGAGATCGTCAGCGCCCTGCCCGCCTGGGACGCTCTCTTCGGCAAAGACGCGCCGCGTCCGCACTCCTCCGATGGTCTGACGGTGACGCTGACACCGGCTTCCACCGATACGGACGGCTTCTTCTTCTGCCGCATGCAGCGCAAGGGCTGA
- a CDS encoding septal ring lytic transglycosylase RlpA family protein, protein MKKISRSIIAAATIAACSSMLPAEGFAANGCGGASWYALHSKTASGERMNPAVLTAAHRSLAFGTKVKVTNRNNGRTVVVRINDRGPFIRGRVLDLSRAAAQNIGMVSSGTAKVCYQVIS, encoded by the coding sequence TTGAAGAAAATCAGCCGTTCTATTATCGCTGCCGCAACTATTGCAGCCTGCTCTTCCATGCTTCCGGCGGAAGGTTTTGCTGCAAATGGCTGTGGCGGTGCTTCGTGGTACGCTCTTCACTCCAAAACTGCTTCCGGAGAACGTATGAACCCCGCCGTCTTGACTGCCGCGCATCGTTCGCTCGCATTCGGCACCAAGGTCAAGGTCACCAACCGCAACAATGGGCGCACCGTCGTCGTCCGCATCAATGATCGCGGCCCGTTCATCCGCGGCCGTGTGCTCGATCTGTCGCGCGCCGCCGCACAGAATATCGGCATGGTGAGCTCCGGCACGGCGAAGGTCTGCTACCAAGTGATCAGCTAA